CCCGTCATGTCCTTTACGGAAGAAATGTTTGACGTAATCTGAATAAAGAACTTGTTTATAAATGGGTTTCTCACCATCTTTGATCAGTTCGGGAAGCGGCCCGATCATATCACTAGGTCTCGGGTTCACGAAAATGGGGACAGAGATTCTGTTATTGTATCCGTTGGCAACCACGCGATGTTCCACGCTCTTGTACTTGCCATTGCTCATTATTTGCAATGCATCTCCTACGTTGATCACAAGGGAACCCTTAATCGGAGGAACATGGATCCAATTATCACCATTGTTTTCTCTTACGAAAAGCCCTCCGATTTCATCTTGAAGGAGAATTGTGAGGGTTGAGACGTCGGAGTGTCGGCCAACTCCAACAGTGAGTTCAGGGTTAGGACATTTAGGATAATAGTTAAGGTTAGTCCTCATAGAACCCATCAATAGTGATTCCTTTGTTTCATCAATCTCATTCACATTTAAACCCTTCAttagcatttttaataattgtttaattactaCTTCGGATTTCCTCATATAATCTAGCACTTGTtccctgaaaataaaaatgaagaagaagcaGCTCATTAATATACATGTTAGCAAACTTTGTGCATGTCAAGCACTATTAACTTATATAGTCTACCTGCAAGCGAGAGGCCATAGTGCAGAAGCTTCTTCTTCGGAGACATAAAACAAGCTAAGGTAATCTTTCCATTCAAGTGCCTTCTCAGCTTGAGGGGTAAAACTCGTGCCGAATCTCACATTGTTTGACGACGAATGTTCCTTCGAATACTTGTTCTTAACCTCAGCCGGTAATCCAAAGAATTTATAAGTAGCATATTTAACATTCTCTAAAACTTCAATCGGTACATCATGGTTAATAATCTGAAAGAACCCCCATTTTGAAGCCGCTTCGCAGATCAATTTCACCACTTCGGGATCGTTTGGATTCGACATATCAATAATGGGGATCGATTCCTGAGCTTTGATATTAATCATGCACATCCTTTCTTCCAAAGGTTGGATATATTGTCTTGGGAGAGCTTTGAGACCCATTTCGGACAAACCCTTCACTCCATTCCCTTGATTAATAACGAAGTCGATGAGAGCGGAGGAATCGTTGAATGGTTCAGCACGCACAGGAGCCATATTGTTTCCCTATTGATTTCAAGTTAAAAGAATAAAGGTGTGTATTTGACGAAGAGGTTAGGATAGTGTTTACAAGAGAAAGCTATGGTGAAACTATGTTTCAATCCACACctatttatatacaaaaaagACTCACCAACCATGCGTTGAGCCGACcctaaaatattatgatattttattatttatgattaaaaCAAAATCGATGTAACTGCCCTAGTAATGAATTTATGGGGCACGTATTGCATTTTATGCAACTTCCTACACCTTTCCTTTTAACATTAGAACATGACATTATTCGTATGATTACATTATAGAATGTATAATTTTCATAGGATTATTtgtaagttctttttttttctttactatttcgtatttgtttttattttttatcattatcatgACCTGTATgacattcttttaaatttttattatgacTTTTTCCGCTATTCTCAAACTTCGACTTGTTTAGAGTATGAGTTTTAATCCATGAATCGATGGAAGAATGAAAACTTGGTTGAGATTCCATTGAGGACGAACCGATAAACACAATAAAAACTTATTTGCTATTCTAGTGAGAAAATCAATCTCTCTCTATGAGTTAGGAAATTGAAAAGCAAACCCTCTCAAAATTAgaagttatttaaaataataaatctcaATGAATTTTGATCGAGTGTTAGCCCTTAGTATAGTCTGATATTTTAACTAACATGTCTAATTTAACCAAcccatatattatttatttaaaataaatttaattaatgtaactaattaaattattttcttaatccaattctaattatgttaaagtcatgacaactttatTGTGCTAGAATTtatgagtaaataaatttaattatcttgttCAACAAGATCGTGATGactatttaatttagttttcacttgaaattcaattatttaattacaatcaattaaataataattgaaagaaattaatttaatctttaagtCATCTTTTGCTCAAAGCGAGAAAATGCATTCATTGCTGCTAGTAATATATGCGATCTATTTCTCTAACTCgtcattttcatatattcaaCTCATCGATTCAAATGTAAGTCATACAAGGTTATACCAAGCTAGTAAAATGatcaattaaacatatataattaggatTCAAATAGTTTGTAGCTAAGTTCTAACTcttcatttattattaacacATTATTTAGTCATGAGTCACTCCAGTAAAGTACTAAGATTGAGCTCTCCCTATTATATATCGTTATGAAAGTTACTTATTAAGTGATCGTCTAATGGCGTTgtcatatgtgtgttaccctcataggatattaaaatatctttgagttaaattcgttcacccaatataatcttattttatcttataataatcattacatctttcatcatgaaaaagtcaattactatccaAGCCCAGCCCTGGGGGTAGTTTGGGAGGGCGGCCGCCCAGGGCCCAAggctagaaaaaaaaaatttcagcttttaacgtggaaaaacaaATCTTCAACCTTTTAAGTTTTCTGATCGACACTTCATTGCAtgtaggaaaaaaaaagaaaagaaaagggcccctaattttttattttattactagtatatgtttttattttattgcattacattttataattttttaaaaagggacCTCAATTTATTGTTTCGCCTGAGACCCCAAAAATGTCAAGAACGAGTctattactatcaaatagtaattaaatcatttgtcCTAGACTAATGACATGTGGTCACATTactttttcatctatcatgtaatgccaatgagaggatatcatttacccttttatCAAGCTATAAATTCTACTACTGTAAGTGAA
The Gossypium raimondii isolate GPD5lz chromosome 8, ASM2569854v1, whole genome shotgun sequence DNA segment above includes these coding regions:
- the LOC105793736 gene encoding feruloyl CoA ortho-hydroxylase F6H1-3, which produces MAPVRAEPFNDSSALIDFVINQGNGVKGLSEMGLKALPRQYIQPLEERMCMINIKAQESIPIIDMSNPNDPEVVKLICEAASKWGFFQIINHDVPIEVLENVKYATYKFFGLPAEVKNKYSKEHSSSNNVRFGTSFTPQAEKALEWKDYLSLFYVSEEEASALWPLACREQVLDYMRKSEVVIKQLLKMLMKGLNVNEIDETKESLLMGSMRTNLNYYPKCPNPELTVGVGRHSDVSTLTILLQDEIGGLFVRENNGDNWIHVPPIKGSLVINVGDALQIMSNGKYKSVEHRVVANGYNNRISVPIFVNPRPSDMIGPLPELIKDGEKPIYKQVLYSDYVKHFFRKGHDGKKTIAFAEL